In Colletotrichum higginsianum IMI 349063 chromosome 3, whole genome shotgun sequence, a genomic segment contains:
- a CDS encoding ATPase, producing MAKTIDGKVRPLAPFDKTLEKSTLKGASRIYVNRDSLIQLTGSVDNGRRCVVTRNVAQDAAKSTSTTEPLHREAALWTLSDKNISPNIILMSEAYREACGFELGDQITITMCEKTVIPDAEAVNILPVTTSERERAEISAWEGAWIGVIRFYLGRAEHVFPGMKFECVAPGAKQMFRITTVDGQTDNVARYVVSTIPSIVSSEEEEEPVQEVVRDVTRLVVSNIPGLHAEEKRLRSFLRGFNTNFVYKGQQKSCGIVIHGGRGTGKSYILSRIAATGWGRVFRIEENDKSSTVEEIFKQARTMQPSIILIDGLQALIGKDRANSTAIIQRLGQQLDQLAEDAVNNGTLPKVVVVATCLDYMTDVPPELQKRTRFERNIPLSIPNAEGRLEILKSFDIPVQPEVKDVMLVKLSQQTHAFNASDLDRLIENSMIISAERLDPDETGYDEETMGTPYLSREDLEQALRSTRPTAMHDVNLKPPTIHWQDVGGQESLKKALRNMITLTTTNDPTVQKLILTPPKGLLLYGPPGCSKTLSAQAMATESGFNFFAVKGAELLNMYVGESERAVRQLFERARAASPSIIFFDEIDSIGGQRAGGGAAAKSQGSVNMLTTLLTEMDGFEALSGVLILAATNRPEAMDPALLRPGRFDRIVYVGPPDAAGREAVFNLYLRKLPLAADVDVAELSRLSEGFSGAEIKQIVNVATEPALNKTLNKTSGQGAADGGARLDGGEMAQDQVRVCMQDIVEAIKSVPKGITQQMLDGYEKWSKQFMKHQNQK from the exons ATGGCCAAGACCATCGATGGCAAGGTCCGCCCCCTCGCGCCATTTGACAAGACACTCGAAAAGTCGACGCTAAAAGGCGCGTCCCGGATCTATGTCAACCGGGACTCCCTCATCCAGCTCACTGGCAGCGTCGACAACGGACGGCGCTGCGTTGTGACGAGAAACGTCGCTCAGGATGCGGCCAAGTCCACGTCCACAACGGAGCCGTTGCATCGCGAGGCGGCTCTGTGGACTTTGTCCGACAAGAACATCAGCCCCAACATCATCCTCATGAGCGAGGCGTACCGCGAGGCCTGCGGGTTCGAGCTGGGCGACCAaatcaccatcaccatgtGCGAGAAGACCGTCAtccccgacgccgaggccgtgaaCATCCTACCCGTGACTACGTcggagagagaaagagccGAGATTAGTGCGTGGGAAGGCGCCTGGATTGGGGTGATTCGGTTCTATCTCG GGCGCGCCGAACATGTGTTCCCTGGCATGAAGTTTGAGTGTGTGGCGCCAGGGGCCAAGCAGATGTTCAGGATTACAACCGTCGACGGTCAAACAGACAACGTCGCCCGCTACGTCGTTTCAACAATACCGAGCATTGTCTCCagcgaagaggaagaagagcctGTTCAAGAGGTCGTCCGGGACGTGACACGGCTCGTTGTCTCCAACATTCCGGGTCTGCACGCCGAAGAGAAGAGGCTGAGGAGCTTCCTCCGCGGCTTCAACACCAACTTCGTCTACAAGGGCCAGCAGAAGTCCTgcggcatcgtcatccaCGGCGGTCGGGGCACCGGCAAGTCGTACATCCTGAGCCGTATAGCGGCCACGGGCTGGGGTAGGGTCTTCCGCATAGAGGAGAACGACAAGTCGTCCACGGTGGAGGAGATCTTCAAGCAGGCGCGGACGATGCAGCCCAGCATTATTCTTATCGATGGCCTGCAGGCCTTGATCGGAAAAGACAGGGCGAACTCCACGGCCATCATCCAGAGATTGGGACAGCAGCTCGaccagctggccgaggatgcGGTGAACAACGGCACCCTGCCCAaggtcgtcgttgtcgccaCTTGTCTGGACTACATGACCGACGTGCCGCCTGAGCTCcagaagaggacgaggttCGAACGAAACATCCCCCTCTCTATACCCAATGCAGAGGGCAGGTTAGAGATCCTCAAATCGTTTGACATACCCGTGCAGCCAGAGGTCAAGGACGTAATGCTGGTCAAGTTGTCACAACAGACGCACGCTTTCAACGCAAGCGATCTCGACAGGCTCATTGAGAACTCGATGATCATCTCGGCGGAGCGGCTGGACCCAGACGAGACGGGGTACGACGAGGAGACGATGGGGACGCCGTACCTCTCGCGCGAGGACCTGGAGCAGGCACTGCGCTCTACAAGACCAACAGCCATGCACGACGTGAACCTAAAGCCCCCAACGATCCACTGGCAGGACGTCGGTGGCCAGGAGAGCCTCAAGAAGGCCCTGCGCAACATGATCACTCTCACGACGACAAATGACCCGACGGTCCAGAAGCTCATCCTGACACCGCCCAAGGGTCTCCTCCTCTACGGCCCGCCGGGCTGCTCTAAGACTCTGTCGGCGCAGGCCATGGCGACCGAGTCGGGGTTCAACTTCTtcgccgtcaagggcgcGGAGCTGCTCAACATGTACGTGGGCGAGTCGGAGCGGGCGGTGCGGCAGCTGTTCGAGCGGGCGCGCGCCGCGAGCCCCAGCATTATCTTCTTCGACGAGATCGACTCCATCGGCGGGcagcgcgccggcggcggcgcggccgccAAGAGCCAGGGGTCCGTCAACATGCTTACGACGCTGCTCACCGAGATGGACGGCTTCGAGGCGCTGTCTGGGGTGCTGATCCTCGCGGCGACGAACCGACCGGAGGCTATGGACCCGGCGCTACTTCGCCCCGGCCGCTTCGACCGCATCGTGTACGTCGGTCCGCCAGACGCCGCGGGGCGCGAGGCGGTCTTCAACCTATACCTGCGGAAGCTGCCGCTCGCGGCCGACGTGGACGTGGCGGAGCTCTCGCGGTTGTCTGAGGGCTTCTCAGGCGCCGAGATCAAGCAAATCGTCAACGTCGCGACGGAGCCGGCGTTGAATAAGACGCTGAACAAGACGTCGGGGCAGGgagcggcggacggcggagCCAggctggacggcggcgagatGGCACAGGACCAGGTGCGGGTGTGCATGCAAgacatcgtcgaggccatcaagtCTGTGCCCAAGGGCATCACACAACAGATGCTGGACGGGTATGAGAAGTGGTCGAAGCAGTTCATGAAGCACCAGAACCAGAAGTAG
- a CDS encoding Squalene epoxidase, with the protein MTDISTAAANARAERRSKYHEADVVVVGAGVFGCAIAYALGQQGRSVILLERWMKEPDRIVGELLQPGGIVALRQLGLADTLEGIDAVPCSGYKVSFHGEGVDIPYPSFDENGRMIHPSNSTESTSSSAKQKEGRCFHHGRFIMNLRRACQRQENITIFETEVTATVRGDDQNTVLGVRSKTTDPVTGDKKDDYFFGQLTIIADGYASKFRKECLPEVPTVKSKFYALELIDAPMPSPGYGHVVIGKAFPVLMYQIGTHETRALIDVPANIPEAAPAAGGVRGYIKNVVVPSLSPQMRPCFEAALADGKIPRSMPNSYLPPSRQTANGMLLLGDALNMRHPLTGGGMTVAFNDCVILSDLLHPSRVSDLADPVAIKNVMREFHWRRKSLTSIINVLAMALYALFAANDRQLRALQMGCFQYFHRGHAAEPMALMGGLMHQPSRLAYHFFSVAFLAIWLNALDVMSGSVFGFLKAPLALIDGILILWRASVVFLPVMWRELR; encoded by the coding sequence ATGACCGACATCTCGACAGCAGCTGCCAACGCCCGCGCCGAGCGCCGCAGCAAGTACCACGAggccgatgtcgtcgtcgtcggcgccggtgttTTTGGCTGCGCCATTGCCTACGCCTTGGGCCAGCAGGGGAGAAGCGTCATCCTGCTCGAGAGGTGGATGAAGGAACCCGACCGCATTGTCGGCGAGCTTCTGCAGCctggcggcatcgtcgccctGCGCCAATTGGGTCTGGCCGACACCCTTGAGGGTATTGACGCCGTGCCCTGCAGCGGCTACAAAGTCAGCTTCCACGGCGAGGGAGTCGACATTCCCTACCCCTCCTTTGACGAGAACGGGCGCATGATCCACCCCTCCAACAGCACCGAGTCGACGTCTTCGAGCGCAAAGCAGAAGGAGGGCCGCTGTTTCCACCACGGCCGCTTCATCATGAACCTCCGCAGGGCTTGCCAGAGGCAGGAGAACATCACCATTTTCGAGACCGAGGTGACGGCAACGGTACGCGGCGACGACCAGAACACGGTCCTGGGCGTCAGGTCCAAGACGACGGATCCCGTGACGGGTGATAAGAAGGACGACTATTTCTTTGGCCAGCTGaccatcatcgccgacggCTATGCATCCAAGTTCCGCAAGGAGTGCCTCCCCGAGGTCCCCACGGTCAAGTCCAAGTTCTACGCACTCGAGCTCATCGACGCCCCCATGCCATCGCCCGGGTACGGCcacgtcgtcatcggcaagGCCTTCCCCGTCCTCATGTACCAGATCGGCACCCACGAGACCCGCGCCCTCATCGACGTGCCTGCCAACATCCCCGAGGCtgcgcccgccgccggcggcgtccgcgGCTACATCAAGAATGTCGTTGTGCCGTCCCTGTCGCCCCAGATGCGGCCGTGCTTCGAGGCCgctctcgccgacggcaagatcCCCCGCTCCATGCCTAACTCATACCTGCCTCCCTCGCGACAGACGGCGAACGGcatgctcctcctcggcgatgccctCAACATGCGTCACCCCctgacgggcggcggcatgaCCGTCGCCTTCAACGACTGCGTCATCCTGTCCGACCTGCTCCACCCCTCGCGCGTGTCTGATCTTGCCGACCCCGTCGCCATCAAGAACGTGATGCGCGAGTTTCATTGGCGCCGCAAGAGCCTGACTTCCATCATCAACGTGCTGGCCATGGCCCTGTACGCCCTGTTTGCCGCTAACGACCGCCAACTGCGCGCCCTGCAGATGGGCTGCTTTCAGTACTTTCACCGTGGTCACGCTGCGGAGCCCATGGCGCTTATGGGCGGCCTCATGCACCAACCGTCTAGGCTCGCCTACCACTTTTTCAGcgtcgccttcctcgccatCTGGCTCAACGCCCTTGACGTCATGAGCGGCAGCGTCTTTGGGTTCCTCAAGGCGCCCCTGGCGCTCATCGACGGCATCCTGATTCTCTGGAGAGCAAGTGTTGTGTTCTTGCCCGTCATGTGGCGTGAGCTGAGATAG
- a CDS encoding Cytochrome p450 oxidoreductase, producing the protein MANTTPQSTPGDIVCHTVIAPRARHERPVVPLDDDAGEKGGQRRRIRPGAAGQPVQQAPLGDVPGDKLGFGALDEAIYANLDVTTGGISWNLVFLAAHPEYQDLLAAELAARNGSPDERRRYILGNSTLLAACIAESSRLRPLAAFSVPQSAPTERRVDGYRIPAGTDFIVDSYGLNLRSGFWGPDAATYRPQRFLEKGALEMRYHFWRFGFGPRQCMANTLPTS; encoded by the exons ATGGCCAATACGACTCCTCAATCCACGCCCGGAGATATTGTA TGTCACACGGTCATCGCGCCTCGTGCTCGCCACGAACGACCAGTCGTGCCCCTGGACGATGATGCCGGGGAGAAAGGCGGGCAACGTCGGCGCATCAGGCCCGGCGCGGCTGGCCAGCCTGTCCAGCAGGCGCCACTGGGCGACGTGCCAGGTGACAAGCTGGgcttcggcgccctcgacgaggccatctACGCCAACCTAGACGTCACGACGGGCGGCATCTCGTGGAACCTGGTCTTCCTGGCCGCCCATCCCGAGTACCAGGACCTGCTCGCggccgagctggcggcgcGGAACGGAAGCCCTGACGAGCGTCGCCGGTACATTCTGGGAAACTCGACGCTCCTTGCCGCGTGCATCGCCGAGTCGTCGCGCCTCAGGCCGctggcggccttctcggtACCGCAGTCGGCCCCGACCGAGCGCCGGGTAGACGGCTATCGGATCCCGGCCGGGACCGACTTCATCGTGGACTCGTACGGCCTCAACCTCCGCAGCGGGTTCTGGGGGCCCGACGCGGCCACGTACCGGCCGCAGCGCTTTCTGGAGAAGGGCGCCCTGGAGATGCGGTACCACTTCTGGCGGTTCGGCTTTGGCCCGCGCCAGTGCATGGCGAATACGTTGCCGACATCATGA
- a CDS encoding Glutathione s-transferase yields the protein MDVQNKPNGEVAMGDMEYDGRLIFYIIKADETSYINYIKPLILARELQFPHVLSCIDTHDAWYYSVHPERYVPALKDQNPETGEKVVVFEGTACLQYIVDRFDTEGLWGGRTAFEKGCVLSWTAYQTAGIWVRRPFIFSTAFCDDAAWRAISPPTNLDCLRYDRATAKYWLYFLRGYSTRKEPVQLPRTIEKLHSNVLKQWDVMEKRLAEPGQDYFLGVDIKDWPHIQAWSQRMLDRPAVKEVMAVAPKYGHT from the exons ATGGACGTGCAAAACAAGCCAAACGGCGAGGTGGCCATGGGCGATATGGAGTACGACGGACGACTGATCTTTTACATCATCAAGG CGGACGAGACCTCGTACATCAACTACATCAAGCCGTTGATCCTGGCCCGCGAGCTGCAGTTCCCCCACGTGCTGTCGTGTATCGACACGCACGATGCCTGGTACTATTCGGTGCACCCGGAACGCTACGTCCCGGCTCTGAAAGACCAGAACCCCGAGACGGGGGAGAAGGTCGTCGTGTTCGAGGGCACCGCGTGCCTGCAGTACATCGTGGATCGCTTTGACACAGAAGGACTCTGGGGTGGCCGAACCGCCTTTGAGAAAGGCTGCGTCCTGTCTTGGACCGCCTACCAAACTGCCGGCATTTGGGTGAGGAGGCCTTTCATATTCTCGACAGCGTTTTGTGACGATGCCGCTTGGCGGGCCATTTCACCACCGACTAACCTGGACTGCCTGCGCTACGACAGGGCGACGGCCAAGTACTGGCTCTATTTCCTCCGGGGCTACTCAACGCGCAAGGAGCCCGTTCAGCTCCCTCGCACCATTGAAAA ACTCCACAGCAACGTCCTCAAGCAGTGGGACGTGATGGAGAAGCGGCTGGCGGAGCCCGGGCAGGACTAC ttcctcggcgtcgacatcaaGGACTGGCCGCACATCCAGGCCTGGAGTCAGCGGATGCTCGACCGGCCGGCGGTGAAGGAGGTCATGGCTGTGGCGCCCAAGTACGGCCACACGTAG
- a CDS encoding Methyltransferase, with the protein MAVFESRMSFLQPWAPEKGNPFVRGAPAEGFETLNYSNQEHAVKITDARPNMGEYDINTHGFAYHHDASITADLLEALRANDKAAVAAQYYPLVEKLVKEKTGANRVVIFDHTLRRRDPALATTDNPNGREQPASLLHLAYWIDTDPPSALSAACTVAWATRPTIFSRAVLRLSSSETASIQVSRDLDQANTPVPRRPHGLTFFRSVWRPLRGPVEEWPLATMDGRTLKDGHVHPTNIFKHQYSLQGQTVSISYAPEQRWFYLDHQDTDEVTFIKIWDNKDDVKSKLCAHCAFPHPETPENAALRESMKVRCLVFYEE; encoded by the exons ATGGCTGTATTCGAGAGCCGCATGTCCTTCCTACAGCCATGGGCTCCAGAGAAAGGCAACCCGTTCGTTCGTGGCGCCCCGGCAGAGGGATTCGAAACCCTCAACTACTCTAACCAAGAACACGCAGTCAAGATCACGGATGCTCGGCCCAACATGGGCGAGTACGACATTAACACGCACGGTTTTGCCTACCATCATGATGCGTCCATCACTGCGGACCTCCTCGAGGCTCTGAGGGCCAAcgacaaggccgccgtcgcggcccAGTACTACCCGCTTGTCGAGAAACTCGTCAAGGAAAAGACGGGCGCCAATAGAGTCGTGATCTTCGACCACACGCTCCGGCGGCGGGATCCGGCCTTGGCCACGACAGACAATCCCAATGGCCGAGAGCAGCCGGCCAGCCTG TTGCATCTGGCTTATTGGATCGATACAGATCCTCCGTCGGCGCTATCCGCCGCGTGCACCGTCgcctgggcgacgaggccgaccaTCTTCTCCAGGGCCGTGCTCAGATTATCAAGTAGTGAGACTGCTTCCATCCAAGTATCTCGTGACCTCGATCAAGCGAACACGCCCGTCCCACGACGGCCACATGGACTGACCTTTTTCCGCAGCGTGTGGCGGCCTCTCCGGGGCCCGGTGGAGGAATGGCCGCTTGCCACCATGGACGGCCGTACtctgaaggatgggcatgTGCATCCTACCAATATCTTCAAACACCAGTACAGCCTGCAGGGCCAGACGGTCAGCATCAGCTACGCGCCCGAGCAGCGCTGGTTCTACCTGGACCACCAGGACACTGACGAAGTCACCTTCATCAAGATCTGGGACAACAAGGACGATGTGAAGTCGAAAC TTTGCGCCCACTGCGCTTTTCCTCATCCCGAGACCCCGGAGAATGCTGCGCTCAGAGAAAGCATGAAGGTGCGGTGCTTGGTGTTCTATGAAGAGTGA
- a CDS encoding Glycosyltransferase family 2, which produces MEQITRASWPTLVVALLSLAAIGLLTIFVTLHLIAPKPRAVLPSEKVYLTSSASGNPIKISAPCWFDRWFAERSVSEARAHLTDPRDIPDSGATIDPADVRLTVVLPAYNEETRILPTLEEAVAYLDENFGRPSSPSKPLLSPTAPRRRAKNPPSESLSGYEILVVDDGSRDRTVDVCLEFAQKRGLHDVIRIVKLERNRGKGGAVTHGFRHARGEYVLFADADGATKFSDLGRLIQGCEDVVDGSHRGVAIGSRAHLVGSEAVVKRSALRNFLMRSFHLVLMILTPPATSRLRDTQCGFKLFTRAALPHIIPYMHAEGWIFDIEMLLLAESAPPAPVFGDDGSVIGTSPGIRVAEVPVDWHEVPGSKLSVISDSIKMAIGLAVLRGSWMMGVYRRRLT; this is translated from the exons ATGGAACAGATCACACGGGCATCGTGGCCTACACTTGTCGTCGCGCTGCTCAGTCTTGCCGCCATTGGTCTTCTCACG ATCTTTGTCACCCTCCACCTCATCGCCCCGAAGCcccgcgccgtcctcccCTCCGAGAAGGTCTACCTCACCTCTTCCGCCTCCGGAAACCCGATCAAGATCTCCGCGCCTTGTTGGTTCGACCGTTGGTTCGCCGAGCGCAGCGTCTCCGAAGCTCGCGCACACCTGACCGACCCTCGCGACATTCCCGACTCGGGTGCGACCATCGACCCCGCCGACGTGCGCCTCACCGTCGTACTCCCTGCCTACAATGAAGAAACTCGCATCCTGCCCaccctcgaggaggcggtCGCCTATCTCGATGAGAACTTTGGCCggccctcatcgccgtccaAACCCCTCCTCAGTCCTACCGCGCCGCGTCGCCGTGCCAAGAACCCGCCTTCCGAGTCCCTGAGCGGCTACGAGATCCtggttgtcgacgacggctccCGAGACCGCACCGTCGATGTCTGCCTCGAATTTGCGCAGAAGAGGGGCCTCCACGATGTCATCCGCATCGTCAAGCTTGAGCGTAACCGTGGGAAGGGCGGCGCCGTTACCCACGGCTTCCGCCACGCCCGCGGCGAATATGTGCTAtttgccgacgccgatggcgcgACCAAGTTCAGCGACCTGGGCCGTCTGATCCAGGGCTGCGAGGATGTCGTGGATGGTTCTCACCGCGGTGTTGCTATCGGCAGCCGCGCCCACCtcgtcggcagcgaggcCGTTGTCAAG CGATCTGCTCTCCGTAATTTCCTCATGCGCTCTTTCCACCTCGTCCTCATGATTCTCACTCCACCCGCCACATCTCGCCTCCGTGACACCCAGTGCGGCTTCAAGCTCTTCACgcgcgccgccctcccgcACATCATTCCCTACATGCACGCCGAGGGCTGGATCTTTGACATAGAGatgctcctcctcgccgagtcGGCCCCGCCCGCACCCGTCTTCGGGGACGACGGCAGTGTTATTGGCACCAGCCCCGGAAtccgcgtcgccgaggtgcCCGTCGACTGGCACGAGGTTCCCGGTAGCAAGCTCAGCGTTATCTCGGACAGCATCAAGATGGCCATCGGCCTGGCGGTGCTCAGGGGTAGCTGGATGATGGGCGTCTATCGTCGAAGGCTCACATAG